The DNA region TTTAGACTCATTCATTTACTATATGTGGCTTGTCATTTTCTAAAATTGGGAAGATGATCATGCCTTACCTGTTTTTAACTGAAGTAGTTGTCTTTCCCAGGTCTATGGTGGAGAAGCAAGGATTTCAACTTTGAAGCAATTGTTTCCTCTGATGGAAGACAAAAAGAGCCTAGCTTCATCTTATGAGCGTTTTCAAATAAAGGGCAAAGCTTCTCTATTAGCTGCACTTGACTACTATGTTGGCCTGCATAGTGACATCTTCATCTCTGCTTCTCCAGGAAATATGCACAATGCAGTGGTGAGTTCTACTAGATGCTTTCTTAAATGGCTAATGAATCTTTTTTTAACCTGATGACATTGaagaatatataattttatgatgTTACTTCTCACGtaactaatagcatgtttggaaaattgattctaaagcaaAATTAATTCTTGGGAGAATCtgatgtgagtagcttctggatctcagaattgattctgagaaaaaataagctgatccaaacatgctatttgtCTGCAATGATGATATTTTATCCAATCCATTTATTTCATGTTGAGCCTAGTAAAGGTTAAATGTTCATTTTCATTATGAGGTGCCCTTTGGGCCAGGATAAAAAACTTGTTATGAACATGTTACAATAATGAATTACTCATTTGGAATTTCGTACAAGAAAACTGTATTTACACAAGTTTCAGAGTAACAGCTATTTATGATCAATGTAAATGTCACCTAGGAGTTCTGATTACACTGACAAAAggttttgttttgaaaataaatatcatCATAATTATCTCTTTATGAAGCATGACAAGGTTGTTGGCATACGGTTGAGTTGAATTTATAGCTGATGATCAATGTTTGGTTGATGTAGGTTGGACACCGCACTTACTTGAACTTAAAGACTATAAGGCCAAACCTGGTATTAATGGGTCAACTCTTCCTGAATAAAACCATGGAGTGGTCAGAGTTTGAGCATGCTGTGGTCGAGGGTCACCAAAATAGACAAGGTCAACTGAGGCTGAGAAAGCCCAAACAGTCCATATACACATATCCTGCTCCTGATTGCATGTGCCAAGCTTAATATAGATGATAGTCAATATATTATTTAGGCTCTGTATTTTACTATAGTTCAGTGTCTTACTATTATTTGACATTTATAGGCGGTGAATAAAAGCATTTCCACTCTCCTTTTTCATGTTTATGATGTTCTTGGTAAGAGTGCTTGAGAGTAGTTGTATTGTGTGAGAGATGTATTTATGATATGATGGCACTCTTAGCAGGAGCAATATTTATCTATGATTCAATAACAGGAGCCCCATTGTTGTTTATCATTCAATCATTTATAGGGCATTTTTCACAAGAGTGATATTACCTAGAGTCAGATTCTTGGAATCATGGTAACTGATTACATAACAATCATCCACAAGataatataaaaaaagaatACTAACATATATCAAATTCAATCATGGATATATATAATAACGTTAATGTTCTCGTGATATAGCTAAGCGAGCTACTGACCTTAAAATCTAGTGGGTAGCACTAATGCTATTGGGTCTAGTGGACTTCACACTCGGCTAGCTGGATTTTGTCTGCTACATTGTGAGGTCTAGAAATAAGGATGTGTCTGCAAAGGGAtgtaatatttaatatgaagatgaaggaatatCCCAATGTGTTCCAGTTTTGTTTGGAGAGAGAGGTGTTCTATTTTTTTTCCCATTCCAATAACCTAGTGATTTTGCTTTGAACTATTTAGTCCATTGATTTTGACTTGGGGGCAAGGTTAAACACATTGGAGGCTGAAAAATGAGGCTGTGCCTGTCACTTGAGACCCCCCCTCCCCCCAAAAAAGAAACCTTTCCTCTTTTATTAATGTTACAAAGTTTACGGTTTTTTTCTATAAATGTTAATTACGAAATGAGAAGGGATCTATTAACTCAATGAGTCAATTAAAAAACTCACTCCAAATCTTGGCCCtcaattttattaaaaacaaacGGCTGAGATTAATACCCTAAAACAATCACGTGACCCTTCCTTGCACAATGGTTGGAACCTGCACGCCGCATCAGAGAAGGTTATTCAACTGACAGTCACTCCTCTGCCCAGGAAAAATTGATACCTAGACACAGTTTACCTTATGATTCTGTCTCCCAACTTAAGATTGGACCAAAACATTTGATCATTTTTTTGTGCCAGAAAAGATCAGTTTAACATTTAAAATGCCTTCaatgaaaaatataaagaaCAGTTCTAAATGCaacattcaattttttaatagtaagGAATAACTGCTGTGTTAATAAACAATATTTGTTGTTTAAATTTGTAACTATGTCTTGATCTTTCCCTTCTTtttatttcaaagaaaatgacCATATCGTGCTAAACATACTATTTGTGCAAATGATGATGAATTTGCCACAAATGATCAGTTTTTTAGGTCTGTGTTTAGCTTCTATTGTATGAAGTGTCAGTGTTCTTAAAAAATAACAGACAAGAACCaattattgtaattttttttcctcattCCGGCATTCAGGGTTACTTTCTATGAAGAAAATCCGAAGTAGCCAAATTGACTGTATAATCTAATCATTGAAgaaattttccttttccatGTCTTGCTGAAACAGCAAAAATAATGAATTGATATGGCAATAAAGCTCAAGACCTTTGTAAGAAGGGGTGTATGATACATGAAGTGATAATATATACAGCTGGGAAACTGGTCCAAAGTGTACTGAACTTGGAACATTAAGCCTTCAAACAACTAGCAACTTGAACTCACTGATGACTAGATATTGCATTTGGTGCAACAACAATCTTACTTGCCATTCCCATCCGCGGCCTTTGGAGATCCATTTCCACCCTGGAATGCAGCCATTTCCTTGGCCTCTTGTGCTGTCACCGTGTCAGTGTCACTCCCCTCATCAATGGGAAGAGTCCTCTTCGATCCATCCAATGCAACACCAAGTACTATATTATCTTCTAGAACACTCCTAGATGCATGAGGCTGTGCAGcaggtttcttttctccttGCTGTTTTGCCGGAATATTCGTATGAAGTCCACCAGCTTTGTCAGCATTGTTAGTTGATGTAGATGAAACTAGATTGTCAGAGTCGACGTTCGACTTGACGTTTTTCATGGTCTGACCCTTGGATTGTTTGGCATGGATGTCCTTCTGGGTTGAATTATCTAATTCAGAGTTAGAAGATATATCTGACACATCTAGATTTGCTTTGTTTGAATTTGATTTCAGTCGCTTGTTTTCACCCACTTCAGGATCAGGTCTGGGTGTCACAGCAGTCATAGAGTTTCCATTTGCATCAGAATTAGTAGATGCCATTACTTTGGTATCCACCTCTTGAGTTTCTCTAACCTTGTTATCTGGTACTCCTGTTGGTCCAATCGTGTCAAGATTGGTTCGCGCAGCTGTTTTGCTATCTTGATCAACAGCTGCTCGTGCTGATCGACTTTTCGTCTTCTCATCTGTACTGATCTTGTAAGGCGATTCGATCATTAATAATGGACGCTTAGATACTGCTCCATTAAATGTGGAATCTGCATATGGTATGTTGTCTAAGTCAACATCACTGTATATTTTCTGCAGAGTACGGACTGGTGTTGCGAGTCGGGCCCGGTGATGGCCGATGACTCTAagaagatccagaagtatggCTTCCTATTTTCAGAATTCAAAGGATGGAAAATCAGCTTAATACTTGAGCAATATAGACTGCTAAAAAAAGTATCATATTTGGAGTGTCATAACAATGCTAACCAAAATTAAGATCAATCAGCTAAAGCATCACAATAGTTAATAGAAACCGTCCCCCAAACATCTTTAacctttttttataattatttaagatGACAGAATCTGATATGGGATTGGAAACTATCAGCCCTATGAATTGTATCTTAACTCCCAAAGTCCTAGAGACAAATGCAAATTGATAATGCTCAAGATTGAACACATAACAGAAGTGTTTTGGGTTAGAGTTCACAGGTCTCCGAACTATCAAAATACTTATCTGACTCAGTTATGCAGATACACGCATCAAACATTCAGAAGAATGTATAATGGTATTACACAATTGTATGGAACTAGCTAAGAGTAATAAATCAAAATACAATTCCAGCAACTGTCAAATCAATGTCTGTTTCCAGAAGAGGCTCTTTCCCACCAAACCAAGTAAAACATTTGTCTATGTAAATGCATCATAGGGGTTTGCAACATGTGTTGACCCTTTCATTTATGACTTCAAATtacatgataatttttttttatactaaCACAAATTACTAAGACTCCTACCATGTGTTGACCCTTTCATTTATGACTTCAAATtacatgataattttttttatactaaCACAAATTACTAAGACTCCTACCATGAATTACAATTTAGTATTATTGCAATATTTGGGGTTTCATTGATAGGCTTTGTGCATGTAATGAGAAAAAATAGAAGGGGTattcaagataaaaaaaaagtgagactTTTTGCTTATCTCCATTGACCAAGAAAGGGAGAGAGGGAAACATCCGTTTTTAATATCACACTTCAAGCTACAAATATGAAGGCAATATTTCATGACAGTGACGTACTGCTGAAATACCACAGGCACAAACTAAAACATGGATTTAATCGCTAGGCAAGAATGGTCATCGTGGCACACAGAAGGGGGCTTGTCACCTAATTATTTATGAGTTTCTATTCAAATCTATATCAGGAATTCTCAAACTGCCGCAAGGTCTTTGCAAGTGAAGTTCTTTTATTTAACTTATAACATATTGACTGCCCATAGTTCACACCAGCTCTATAATTCTCATTTGCGAATTGTTAGCTATGACAGTGTGAGGGCAGCATCGCATGAAATGAAATATTCCAGATAAATGAGGAAGTATTGTTACCTTTACACACAAATATTCTTCAAAATGTGAGGTTTTGACGAAACAAGAAATCAGAATCTGCGAAAATCATCACAAAAAATGTATTATATTCTATATATAAATACATAATACCATAAAATAATACATAGATACAGGCAATAGTTTAGTTGATGAATGCTCCAAGCTATCAAATGTAAGTAAGCAAATCTAATAGACAGAAGAAAAGCGAAAGGTACAGGGACAACTTTTCAGTTGATCATCTGCACAACTGGAGATAGATGCACATGTTATCAAAGCAGGTATATGTTAGGAACCTAGATCCTAACAATTGAGAACTGTAAAGAAAGTGTAAGAACTGAATTGATAGATTGCTTATTTGATGATAAAAAGGGATTACAACAGAAAGGGAATGGAATCCGATTCTGACACAGAGCTAGGCTCCTATAGGAAGCTCAAAGCTTCCTACTCATATCTCTACTTAGCTTAGAATCAAGATACCCTCTCAACCTTTCCTTCCTCCCTTTATATTGTTAGATGGTCATTACAATCATAATCCTCTCTCTCTATTCTGTTAGGGAGTTACTAGTAATCCCCACTTTGCCCCTTCTAGAATGCACTATCCATATTCCTTGGTTGAATGATGAATCAAAGGCTCCTTAGTGACATTTGGGCCTGCTTGGAAATCCCAGGGCCTAACAATATAAGCTTATTAACTCTTCTTCTTATAAGGATAGGAAATACCATTCAGATGTGTAATATGACTATATGAGTCCTTTCATTAATTACTTTTACAAGGTTTTAGAAACTAAACTCTTCAAATAATCAACTTATTTGGTTCAAGTATTCTTTAaactatttaaattttaaagatGAAAATGTTAAATCTACAGTGAGTacattttttacaaaaaaatatcCTAAGTATTTAGACATGACATTTATAATGTAACATTGTAACCTCAAGCTAATTAAAATTATTCCAAAAATGAAGCATAGCAAGAGGAAGAAAACTAAAGTTTCAAAGAGAAACTGATTTCACctcctttgtcaaattttaaaTAACTGTATCACCAATGAAATCCAGGGGGAATGGATATAATCATATAAGCGTGGCTATAGGCAGCACTTGAAGTCGGACCACAGATTTAAAATAGACACGATTCTTTCCTTTTGGAACTGAAAGTTAGCTTGATCTAATAAAACAAACTAAAGAATACTTTTACCTCAATATATTCTTATAACACAATGATGTAGTGTTGCTAACAGCTTATAGAAAAgaggaataaaaataaaatcttatGATTCTTATCTAAGATCACAGTCAATTAACACTCAATCATTGCTATGCAAGATGCTCAAACCACTTAATACTTACTAACCATGAGAGCCTGATTTTCAGTATGTACGTTGTCTAAAAACACTCTCCTGTGTAACCTCTGCTGCTCAACTTGAGGGTTTTTGGCCAATACTTTCCGCATGTCAGCAACAATGTTCTGCAGTAGCATTTAACCATTTGTCACAGCAAAAGTTTTCAGAAAATGCTCGATCTTGGTGAAAAGCAAGTTGAATATGAAACAACAAAACTCTTGCTCACATTAATCTTATTTACATCCAAATGACTAATGGCTAGGTGGGTTTTGATTCGCCAATGTGTTTTTTGACTGAGGTTCCGCACGACATTCACTGTAAATTTGTGGTTTGGAATGTGTACTGCTTCACGATCTTCACCTCTTATAATTGTTGGTGACCACCAGCCAACATGCTGCATAGCATGGAAACATCAATGCCAAAAGGAATGACTCAAAGATCTTATAAGCAACACCGTATTTTGCAATTTTCTCCCAGTAagttattatataaaaataaacaaattctacatttttaatatataatccCACAAACTATAGTTAAAAGGTGCAATTTGACACACCTCGACAGTACCAGAAACCTCATATCCTTCTATCTTGGTCTGAATCCACTCATTAACCACAAAAGGCCGAGTGGCATGAATCATCGCACTTGAAAGGAAGTTTGTAAATATCTAAACAGATAATATTTAACGCCCATAAGTTCCACAATATCATTggtaccaaaaaaaatgaaggaattGGGATGATTAGAAGCAACAATAAATCCCACACCTCACGACCAGCAAGAGTCAACAAAACTGTCCCAAGACCTCCTGCAGTAACCCATTTCTGGGTTGAGAATCCCAGCAATTCCATGAACAATGAAAAGGCAGCAACCCATACTGCAGAGTAAAGAGCTTTGCCTGCAAATTGGAATCCCATCTGACAAAAACAGACAATTCACTATATCTTTAAAATTAAACCGTAACTAGTAACCAAGCTATCGTCTTCCATAAATGACATATCATCTAAATACATACACATCAATCATGAATTATTTTAGTACATAAACCTGGAAAAGATGTGCCGTCATATATTCAAGTGCTTCCAGTTctacattcttttttttgaattaaGATTAATCTGTGTATTGCTAAAATTTACTATATGTGAAATAAATTGATAGGGAGACATGGTAATGtagaaataaaaaagtacaCCCCATAATATAGCTGGGTAGTTAGTTAtagggttaatcctctacttggtccctgtggttgtgtggccgtctgaaattagtccctccccggaaaatctgaaaatctaagtcctcgtgttttggaaagtgtgtggagcaggtcctcgccggagggactaatttccacacactttccaaacacgaggacttagattttcagattttccggggagggactaatttcagacggccacacaaccacagagACCAAGTAGATGATTAACCCTTAGTTATATTGCTCAACTATTATTACCAGCTAAATTGATTGGAAAATCAAGCTTCAATGGAGTCATAAAAGCAGTTAAGTTTATGACAGTGAATGAGTAATAACTGGACTTGATAACATATCATGTTTAAATTTCATTCTAGACTGATATCAGCTGCCTTTACATAGAGAAAAGATACTAACGTTTCTCGTCGTCTCACTTGCATCAGTACTCTCTGCTACAAATTTCTGTGCTTGTTGAATTACACTGCACAAGCGTATTGCGCAATCAGTTCATGGAAGAGAAATTTAATAAAACATTACAATACAAATTGGATCAAATATCTGGTTAAACTGTTAAAGTACTCTAGCATGCTACACTAATGATGTATCTTCAAAAATATACAATTGAATTTCCAATAGAGGAAAAATAAAGGTATAACAATTTTTCATAATCATTTAAAATCAGATAAGTTTTATCCTAAAAGGGGAAGAAAAGCCCAAATAACTTAAGTGATTAGGTGCATCATAATAGATATTGATAGATAAGATAACTGTTAGCGAATGTaagagttagttagttagtctAGTTGCTAATTAGGTAAGGAGTTGgttagagagtgagagaggagaGGTTATAAATAACAGAAATGGGAGATCAGAGAGGGGCATCTAGATAGTAATCAAGGTCTTGTCTAATGTCTGGAGAGTGTTGGTCTCTTGAATACCAGTAGCCATTGTACTCTTCTAGAGTGAGTTgaatcagtaaaaaaaaatctatgtgTGCTCTATCTGATCCAGTTCCTATCACATCATTAAATAGCAATTTATCAATTTCAAGACATCGTTTTAAGGTAAGGAAATAGGCATACCTTGATAAACAATAGGCGAAGGCCAGTACAGTCGACAATGATCTGACAAAATGCAGAAGCCGTTCCTTGACAACCTGACCAGATTCTGTAGGTAGAATAACTGGTTCCAATGCTCTGCAATTAGCTAACAATTTAGAATGTGGAGAACAGGTGCATCAGAGAAAGATGTAACGCGTTAATCACTTATGAAATTCTTATTTTATAACAGGGAAACCTGCAAATAAATATGGCTCCAGTCCATAACAGCAATGGCCGAAGGTAAGAAGTTACTATATAATGAGTGGTACTTTTCTTCCAACTATTATCACTCCTCTGCAGAATATAGTGTGCAATATTAGACTTACATACAGCATTGTATGAGTTaatacaaaaatgaaaaatagaatATTGCAACATAACCTGAAAAAGCAGTTTCCTTGTCTGAAACATTAATGGGCCAACACCCCATATTGCAAAAATGATAATGCCAACAGCAGGAATCAAATTTACAACGACTGGACTATTTTGTAAGACATTACAGCACCTGCAAAAACAATGTTAGTGTATGcccacaaaaaaaataaaaaataaagcacTTAAATTTGTACACTTGCTAGctgtaaaattaaaaaacttaccTTGTCAGCACTGTCGCAGCCACCTTAACGGCAGGAAGCTTGCTTGGTCCGCATGGCACTATAAAACAATGACACTTAAAAGAGCGGGGTTTGCAAGACAATGTATGTGTTGACCTGTTTATATGTCGAAGTTGTTGAAAACCGCTGTAGTCCTGTTTTATGAACTGCAATACAAGATTGTCTCACAGTTACTTTCTAGTGAAAAGAAAATGTTGCTCATCCAATTTCTTTAATCTTGAAAAGGCCTTACTTTTTCAGCTTatcattaattttaaattaattaaatataaacaTTTAACCATCAGTAAACCAGGCACATAAGGAGCAAACTAAGATTATTGCCTGACAATATAGTATATACAGATACTGGTAGAATGCTATGAATGAGTCACTTGccaaagtaaaaagaaaaaatatactgTAAAACTTTATGCTGCACAAAAGACCCTTAGCAGTAATTGTATGGTGTGTTATAGACTAAAGTTACATATGTAAAAATACCCTCAGACAATCAAATGATATAAGACAGAAAATTGCATATGATCAAAACTAAAAAGTATCAAGAAGTACTTAATTCATGGAAAATGGGCATAGTCGTATGTCAAACCAAAGTTTTACTTACACAAAAGtaacaaataaatattttggCATGACTAACAAATTGAGCAAAAATTATTAACAAGATGATATCTCAATATTTTAAGAACATACCGATACAGGATACGAAAGACCTGCTCTTAATAAATCTAACTTGCATCTTCCTGTTACCCTCTGCAAACCACAAAGTGATATAAAAGTAAGAAAGGAGAAAACATCGAGCCTCGAACAGAATGCAGAAGTAACGAGAATTCTAGTACCGGATGTTTATTGCAGCCGAGGTTCCATCCATGGGACAGCTGCAGGGAACCAGGAAGAGCCATTTTTTGATCAAAATGACCAAGAAGGTTTCCCTAGTAGCTGAAGAATGGACGAATATTGTACTGCAGACTTTGACACAGTTCAATATGCTATATATGATAATTACAGATGACGTGGTGCAGATAGGCTTTGACAACCTTCCAACTCAGCTCCCTGCAGTTAAGCTGAAAATTGTGTGTGTGAGCATCAAAAGGTTAAGTATACCGAACGTAGATATTTTTTCTGAgacttaattttaaaaaaacaattgtaTAGCTCCAGAATTCACATTCAATTGAGATGGATCAAACAAAAGAAAGGAGGAGAATTCTGTGAAAagagaaggaaaaggaaaaccAATTGTATATCCAGAATTCTCATTACGAATTATGATTCAAAGATACATTGATTAATACAGCTGCCAATATCTACTTAAAGTGCATTACCTTATACATACAAACTTATATACAACTAGTATAGACTATGGAGGATAACATCCCTTATAACTACCTAACTAAAACAAATTGCACAAACAACCATAACCAACCAACTGCTAACTTCTGTAATGATTAATGAATTCTATCAAGAATGAATGAAACCAGGACAAGAGAAAAAGCATTACAACACATGGGATAGAAACCTACACCTCCTATTCTCTACAACTTCTCATGGATAGAAATGTTAGActaactgaattttttttcctcGCGCCGCCATCAAAATCAGTATAAAAACCCTTTAAAACTTGCAAAAGTTATCCTAGAATGAATTCTTAACCACCATATGGAACAGTTTCATCAGCAAAATACTAAATTAATCAATTAACaccccaaaagaaaaaaatgaaactttGATAGCCCCTTGGTACAAACATACCTAGAACAGCAGGTTGAAAATCAAAACGAGCTAAAAAAGCGTGAATTTGGCATGAAACGAATTGGGAGATAGGGTAATTAAGCACGTAAAATAACGAAATGCAATGAAACTTGAGAAAAAGATGGGAAATTTGAGATATGTGCGTAAAAAAGATTAAAATTTTGGAAAAATTGGGAAATGGGTATGTTACCAGTGATGGAAAAGACGAAGAAGATGAACGAGAGGGTTCTACGAAGCGCAACGCAAAGgaacacaaaacaaaaacatgCTCTTTTTGTTCTTAttgttaaatttaatttaatttcttgtGGACCCCATCGAAAGGCTCTTATTCTCATTTGCGccagaaattctaacatttcatTTTATCCACGGTTTTATTTTCCACGTGTTATCCCAAACATTCACCACTGCTTCTACACCAATGAGTTTTTTCTTCGAAAGATTGGAGTGACTCAGTTGGTAAGGACAAATTACTTTTCTTTAGAAGGTTGTGTGTTCGCTTTTAACTATCGATGTGAGGAATGTGTTGGTGTTAGTCTGTAAGTACCACTATAAACAGTTAAGAAGCATCATCATCGTCGCTTACCTCTAGCTTTGTGACCGAGAGCGTTTGTTTCACTGCATATCGTCCCATCAAAGGTCATTTCCTCTAGCCTCAGGCATATGTAGACAGgaacttcaaggcttcgagtaGTGTGCA from Lotus japonicus ecotype B-129 chromosome 2, LjGifu_v1.2 includes:
- the LOC130740079 gene encoding mechanosensitive ion channel protein 2, chloroplastic-like, with amino-acid sequence MALPGSLQLSHGWNLGCNKHPRVTGRCKLDLLRAGLSYPVSFIKQDYSGFQQLRHINRSTHTLSCKPRSFKCHCFIVPCGPSKLPAVKVAATVLTRCCNVLQNSPVVVNLIPAVGIIIFAIWGVGPLMFQTRKLLFQRSDNSWKKSTTHYIVTSYLRPLLLWTGAIFICRALEPVILPTESGQVVKERLLHFVRSLSTVLAFAYCLSSVIQQAQKFVAESTDASETTRNMGFQFAGKALYSAVWVAAFSLFMELLGFSTQKWVTAGGLGTVLLTLAGREIFTNFLSSAMIHATRPFVVNEWIQTKIEGYEVSGTVEHVGWWSPTIIRGEDREAVHIPNHKFTVNVVRNLSQKTHWRIKTHLAISHLDVNKINNIVADMRKVLAKNPQVEQQRLHRRVFLDNVHTENQALMILISCFVKTSHFEEYLCVKEAILLDLLRVIGHHRARLATPVRTLQKIYSDVDLDNIPYADSTFNGAVSKRPLLMIESPYKISTDEKTKSRSARAAVDQDSKTAARTNLDTIGPTGVPDNKVRETQEVDTKVMASTNSDANGNSMTAVTPRPDPEVGENKRLKSNSNKANLDVSDISSNSELDNSTQKDIHAKQSKGQTMKNVKSNVDSDNLVSSTSTNNADKAGGLHTNIPAKQQGEKKPAAQPHASRSVLEDNIVLGVALDGSKRTLPIDEGSDTDTVTAQEAKEMAAFQGGNGSPKAADGNGK